A section of the Methanococcoides sp. LMO-2 genome encodes:
- the cobD gene encoding threonine-phosphate decarboxylase CobD: MSHKKQIPLKDHIAELACPAHGGLIREMAGRYGIPESEMLDLSASLNPLGSPFEHPSGGLDLDAIMEKAAKRFGQYPDNRYLEYRSAAVNFLGNGLSVDNIVPGNGSCEIIRLVAEAVLDEGDIVLIPHPTFAEYEQQCKVAGADVRYIRQEEVMDLPDDVLESAKILFVCNPNNPSGKLRSREDLLKLAERCASKHTLLFLDEAFIELADDPSQSIADVVESNDHLFILRSLTKDFAIPGIRLGFGVASKRLSEALNTARLSWNLGSIPEEIGIAVMNMEGGCDSPYLVQSREAIKKDRAYLIERISNIRKFIPIDTEINYILVDISDSAFDSTELMQRLASHGVLIRDCSSFPFMGKDFIRIAVRPKEETDRLSRAIGKVVVEKARENARSDLVNMLESGDVKPQGPNTDCPYYPCHHFPGQDCTFCFCPFYKCEDERTGGKWVDRSSGGKVWSCEDCVLVHQKDVVEKILNELSGEGSMEDKLKRSWAKVVEPLL, encoded by the coding sequence GTGTCGCACAAAAAACAAATACCTCTCAAAGATCATATTGCAGAACTTGCCTGCCCGGCTCACGGGGGCCTGATTCGTGAGATGGCCGGCCGGTATGGTATCCCGGAATCGGAAATGCTGGACCTGAGCGCCAGCCTCAATCCCCTGGGCAGCCCGTTCGAACATCCTTCCGGAGGCCTTGACCTTGATGCTATTATGGAAAAGGCGGCGAAGAGATTCGGCCAGTATCCGGACAACAGGTATCTGGAATACCGTTCTGCAGCTGTGAATTTCCTTGGTAACGGACTTTCTGTTGATAATATCGTTCCTGGCAATGGCTCCTGCGAGATCATAAGACTCGTGGCAGAAGCAGTACTGGATGAGGGGGATATCGTGCTCATTCCACACCCCACATTTGCTGAATATGAACAACAGTGCAAGGTTGCCGGAGCGGATGTACGCTACATCAGGCAGGAGGAGGTCATGGACCTTCCAGATGACGTACTTGAAAGTGCAAAGATCCTATTTGTCTGTAATCCGAATAATCCTTCGGGTAAACTGCGTTCCAGGGAGGACCTCCTGAAACTCGCGGAAAGGTGTGCATCAAAACATACACTTCTTTTCCTCGATGAAGCTTTCATTGAACTTGCTGACGATCCTTCCCAGAGCATTGCTGACGTTGTGGAGAGCAATGACCATCTTTTCATACTTCGTTCCCTGACCAAGGACTTTGCAATTCCAGGTATACGACTTGGTTTTGGCGTGGCTTCAAAGAGGCTGTCAGAAGCACTCAATACTGCAAGGCTTTCCTGGAACCTCGGATCGATCCCTGAGGAGATCGGGATTGCAGTAATGAACATGGAGGGCGGATGTGACAGCCCTTATCTTGTTCAGTCCCGTGAAGCCATTAAGAAGGACAGGGCATATCTCATAGAAAGAATTTCAAATATACGCAAGTTCATACCTATCGATACTGAAATTAACTACATTCTGGTGGACATCAGTGACTCTGCGTTTGATTCCACCGAACTGATGCAACGCCTTGCTTCCCATGGTGTGCTTATCCGGGACTGCAGTTCATTCCCGTTCATGGGCAAGGATTTCATAAGGATAGCTGTAAGGCCTAAGGAGGAAACAGACAGGCTATCCCGTGCAATAGGAAAGGTTGTTGTGGAAAAGGCAAGGGAGAATGCGAGATCGGACCTTGTCAACATGCTTGAAAGTGGTGATGTGAAGCCACAGGGTCCTAATACCGATTGTCCTTACTATCCATGTCACCATTTCCCCGGCCAGGACTGCACATTCTGCTTCTGCCCTTTTTACAAGTGTGAGGATGAGCGCACCGGTGGTAAATGGGTGGATCGCTCAAGTGGCGGAAAGGTCTGGAGTTGTGAGGACTGTGTCCTGGTACATCAGAAGGATGTTGTGGAAAAGATCCTTAATGAGCTCTCAGGCGAAGGTTCTATGGAAGATAAACTGAAAAGGTCCTGGGCTAAGGTTGTGGAGCCTCTTCTATGA
- a CDS encoding NTP transferase domain-containing protein, translated as MDAIVMAGGLAQRLGMEEKACVMLMDRPLINYLLDSLLGAIHIDRVFVQVSSYSPDTEGCVKKNYRNRVSVLRTSGDNYVGDMVAAVRDSGSSGPVMVLMPDLPLVTSEHIDMIARAYGECGFPAMSVYVPIGLYRKLGLRPGTVFNKKGVMLVPVGINILDSLTIDEEQENYDHVVEIPGVAINVDSVESLRKCQDMLLK; from the coding sequence ATGGATGCTATCGTAATGGCTGGTGGCCTGGCCCAGAGGTTAGGCATGGAAGAAAAAGCATGTGTTATGCTCATGGATAGGCCACTTATCAATTATCTCCTGGATTCTCTTCTTGGAGCAATTCATATCGATCGTGTGTTCGTGCAGGTTTCATCTTATTCTCCGGACACTGAAGGCTGTGTAAAGAAAAACTATCGTAACAGGGTATCTGTTCTCAGGACATCCGGGGATAATTATGTGGGCGATATGGTTGCAGCTGTCAGGGATTCCGGTAGTTCCGGTCCTGTAATGGTACTGATGCCTGATCTTCCACTGGTGACCTCTGAGCATATAGATATGATAGCCAGAGCCTATGGGGAATGTGGCTTCCCTGCTATGTCAGTGTATGTGCCTATCGGACTGTATCGCAAGCTCGGCTTGAGGCCGGGGACCGTGTTTAACAAAAAAGGTGTGATGCTCGTTCCTGTGGGTATCAATATCCTTGATTCACTGACAATAGATGAAGAGCAGGAAAATTATGATCATGTTGTTGAGATCCCCGGGGTTGCTATTAATGTCGATTCTGTGGAAAGTCTTCGCAAATGCCAGGACATGTTGTTAAAATGA
- the cobD gene encoding threonine-phosphate decarboxylase CobD, with the protein MNLEAEGNLPLKKHIIGLVPASHGGLVRQASQEYGIEESDIIDMSASLNPYGSPFDHPEYGLDLSSLFEASKPGMYHYPDNRYLLYKEAAAKFLGDGLSAENIIPGNGSCETIRLVAECILSKGDIVGIPQPTFDEYEQQCRIMGANIRYFEHEGLMGISDEALQDIKILFVCNPNNPTGKLLPRDDILALADRCEANGTLLFVDEAFMELADDPSQSVADVAATNDHVFVLRSLTKNFAIPGIRLGFGVASERMAAALNTARLSWNLGSTPDVVGTALLEMEGGCYSKYLEESRRSIEKERNFLVKRLSDIYGFKPLPSAVNYVLVDISQLLIDSVELTERLASHGILVRDCSSFYLLGNDYVRIAVRTRDETDRLIYAIGMVLSESGKEYGEEKLKHTIECAASGEPASRNTCEYYPCHFQRQDCTFCFCPFYPCEESRTGGKWINSTTGSKVWSCEECTVIHKKDVVQDVLKILMRDSEADDNLKVAWEKVIVPRL; encoded by the coding sequence ATGAATCTGGAAGCTGAAGGTAATTTACCTCTCAAAAAACATATCATAGGTCTTGTGCCCGCATCGCATGGCGGTCTTGTACGCCAGGCATCACAGGAATACGGGATAGAAGAGTCCGATATCATAGACATGAGCGCAAGCCTGAATCCTTATGGCAGCCCGTTCGATCATCCTGAATATGGTCTTGACCTTTCTTCTTTATTTGAGGCTTCAAAGCCTGGAATGTATCACTATCCTGACAATCGCTACTTACTGTATAAGGAGGCTGCAGCAAAATTCCTTGGTGATGGGTTGAGTGCAGAGAACATCATTCCTGGGAATGGTTCATGTGAGACCATCCGACTTGTTGCAGAATGCATCCTGAGTAAAGGTGACATTGTGGGAATTCCACAGCCCACTTTTGATGAGTATGAGCAGCAGTGCAGGATCATGGGTGCGAACATCCGTTACTTCGAACACGAGGGCCTGATGGGGATCTCTGATGAGGCATTGCAGGATATAAAGATCCTATTCGTCTGTAATCCTAATAACCCAACGGGGAAACTGCTACCCAGGGATGATATACTTGCTCTTGCAGATCGCTGTGAGGCAAATGGAACTCTCCTGTTCGTTGATGAGGCGTTCATGGAGCTTGCCGACGATCCTTCGCAGAGCGTGGCCGATGTGGCAGCAACCAATGATCACGTTTTTGTACTTCGTTCACTAACCAAGAATTTCGCGATCCCTGGCATACGTCTGGGATTTGGTGTGGCATCTGAAAGAATGGCGGCTGCATTGAACACCGCAAGATTGTCCTGGAACCTTGGCTCGACCCCTGATGTTGTGGGGACGGCCCTTCTGGAGATGGAAGGCGGTTGTTACAGCAAGTATCTTGAAGAATCCCGTAGATCCATTGAAAAGGAAAGGAATTTCCTTGTGAAACGCCTGTCGGATATCTATGGCTTCAAACCTCTTCCAAGTGCCGTTAATTACGTCCTTGTTGATATCAGTCAACTTCTTATAGATTCGGTGGAGCTTACAGAAAGGCTTGCATCCCATGGCATCCTTGTAAGGGATTGCAGTTCATTTTACCTGCTTGGCAATGATTACGTCCGGATTGCAGTTCGCACCCGGGATGAGACCGATCGTTTGATCTATGCTATCGGAATGGTTCTGTCAGAGTCCGGAAAGGAATATGGTGAGGAAAAATTAAAGCATACTATCGAGTGTGCGGCATCCGGAGAACCCGCATCAAGAAATACCTGTGAATATTATCCCTGCCACTTCCAGAGGCAGGATTGCACCTTCTGTTTCTGCCCTTTCTATCCATGTGAGGAATCCCGCACAGGAGGTAAGTGGATAAATAGCACCACAGGAAGCAAGGTATGGAGTTGTGAAGAGTGTACTGTGATACACAAGAAAGATGTGGTACAGGATGTCCTGAAGATCCTGATGCGTGACAGTGAGGCAGATGATAACCTGAAGGTTGCTTGGGAAAAAGTAATTGTCCCGCGTCTTTGA
- the pylS gene encoding pyrrolysine--tRNA(Pyl) ligase: MEKQLLDILVGLNGVWLSRSGLLHGIKDFEVTRNHLHIETECGARFTVRNSRSSRSARSLRNNKYRKPCKRCRPSDEQINRFVKKTFKEKGQAVSVFSSKKPAPRKPKQAVVKSVSVSTPTPPPVSEAKPAATEPKVEKDKKPEVKYSPSQIERLKTLMAPEDRIPVQGDLPEFKDLEKELLERRRKDLRKMYEEDREDRLGKLERTITEFFVERGFLEIKSPIMIPFEYVERMGIDKDDENYKLFRVGENMCLRPMLAPGLYNYLRKLDKVLPDPIRIFEIGPCYRKESDGSSHLQEFTMLNFCQMGSNCTREELEGIIHELLEYLGIEYQIEADDCMVYGDTIDVMHGDLELSSAVVGPIPLDREWGVNKPWIGAGFGLERLLKVKHDYSNIRRASRSELYYNGIITNL; encoded by the coding sequence ATGGAAAAGCAATTACTGGATATTCTGGTCGGACTCAACGGAGTCTGGCTGTCGCGAAGCGGATTACTTCATGGGATCAAAGACTTTGAGGTCACAAGGAATCACCTTCATATTGAGACCGAGTGTGGGGCCCGGTTCACAGTAAGGAATTCCAGATCAAGCCGTTCTGCAAGATCACTCAGGAACAATAAGTACCGTAAGCCTTGCAAACGCTGTCGTCCAAGTGACGAGCAGATCAATCGTTTTGTTAAGAAGACCTTCAAGGAGAAAGGACAAGCCGTTAGTGTATTCTCCTCAAAGAAGCCTGCTCCCAGGAAGCCAAAACAAGCTGTTGTTAAATCCGTTTCAGTGTCCACACCAACTCCACCGCCAGTAAGTGAGGCAAAGCCTGCCGCCACTGAGCCAAAAGTTGAAAAGGACAAAAAACCGGAAGTGAAATATTCACCTTCCCAGATCGAGAGGCTTAAGACATTGATGGCGCCTGAGGACAGGATACCGGTGCAGGGAGATCTGCCCGAATTCAAGGACCTTGAGAAAGAACTACTCGAAAGGCGGCGCAAAGACCTCAGGAAGATGTATGAAGAGGACAGGGAAGACCGCCTTGGCAAACTTGAAAGGACAATCACCGAGTTCTTTGTTGAAAGAGGATTCCTTGAGATAAAGTCCCCGATAATGATACCATTCGAATATGTCGAAAGAATGGGTATCGACAAGGATGACGAAAACTACAAGCTATTCCGTGTGGGAGAAAACATGTGCCTGAGGCCGATGCTGGCACCAGGACTGTACAACTACCTGCGCAAGCTGGACAAAGTGCTCCCCGACCCCATAAGGATATTCGAGATCGGACCATGTTACCGCAAAGAGTCCGACGGAAGCAGCCACCTTCAAGAGTTCACGATGCTGAACTTCTGCCAGATGGGATCCAACTGCACAAGGGAAGAGCTTGAAGGCATCATACATGAGTTACTTGAGTACCTTGGCATAGAATACCAGATCGAAGCGGATGATTGCATGGTCTACGGAGACACAATCGATGTAATGCATGGTGACCTGGAACTTTCCTCAGCAGTTGTCGGACCTATCCCCCTTGACAGGGAATGGGGAGTCAACAAACCATGGATAGGTGCAGGTTTCGGACTGGAAAGACTGCTCAAGGTAAAGCACGACTATTCCAACATACGCCGTGCAAGCAGGTCCGAACTGTACTACAACGGAATCATTACCAACTTATGA
- the pylB gene encoding methylornithine synthase PylB — translation MDNKDLDSYADQIIAGSQLSDDDIRSLLETESPEIIDKLHYVARRIRDHFFGNKVFMYSFVYFSTHCKNKCAFCYYRNSNDIERYRLSNEDIRQICQVIKTEDVHMVDLTMGEDPYFHNKPERLAEIVRLVKEEVGKPIMVSPGVVDDDTLELLKNNGANFLALYQETYDMELYKQLRVDQSFEGRINSRNHAKKLGYCVEDGMLTEVEPDMESTIISLRGLATSNPDMVRVMTFLPQQGTPLEGKEIRDCASELKIISILRLLYPEKLIPASLDLEGIDGMVHRLNAGANVVTSIISSNSSLEGVVNYDREHAERDRDVKSVVARLKTMGMEPAEQSEFEKLLGR, via the coding sequence ATGGATAATAAGGACCTGGATAGCTATGCAGACCAGATCATAGCCGGGTCACAGTTGTCCGATGATGATATCAGGAGCCTTCTTGAAACAGAAAGTCCTGAGATAATTGATAAACTGCATTATGTGGCACGCCGTATAAGGGACCATTTCTTCGGAAACAAGGTGTTCATGTACAGCTTTGTGTACTTCTCCACACACTGCAAGAACAAATGTGCTTTCTGTTACTACAGGAACTCCAATGACATTGAAAGATACCGCCTCAGCAATGAGGATATCAGGCAGATCTGCCAGGTCATAAAGACCGAAGACGTACATATGGTGGACCTGACAATGGGCGAAGACCCGTACTTCCACAACAAGCCGGAGAGACTTGCTGAGATCGTGAGGCTTGTAAAGGAAGAGGTCGGAAAGCCGATCATGGTATCCCCGGGAGTTGTTGATGACGATACTCTCGAACTTTTAAAGAACAACGGGGCCAACTTCCTTGCGCTGTATCAGGAAACCTATGACATGGAACTCTACAAACAGTTGAGGGTCGACCAGTCATTCGAAGGCAGGATCAATTCAAGGAACCATGCAAAGAAGCTGGGATACTGTGTCGAGGACGGTATGCTCACAGAAGTGGAACCTGATATGGAGTCCACCATAATATCACTGAGAGGACTGGCAACCTCTAATCCGGACATGGTGCGTGTGATGACATTCCTGCCACAGCAGGGAACGCCACTGGAAGGAAAGGAAATAAGAGATTGTGCCTCTGAACTGAAGATCATCTCGATACTTCGTCTTCTATATCCGGAGAAGCTTATTCCGGCATCACTCGACCTTGAAGGGATCGATGGGATGGTCCACAGGCTTAACGCCGGAGCAAACGTAGTCACATCGATCATATCTTCCAATTCATCCCTTGAGGGTGTTGTCAACTATGACAGGGAACACGCTGAAAGGGACAGGGATGTAAAGAGCGTCGTCGCCAGACTGAAAACAATGGGTATGGAGCCTGCAGAACAAAGCGAGTTCGAGAAGTTGTTGGGGCGATAG
- the pylC gene encoding 3-methylornithine--L-lysine ligase PylC: MTTICLIGGKLQGFEVSYLARKAGMDVVLIDRNRKPLIRNVVDEFHCFDITQDPDRFIDISKDVDAIIPVNENIGTLDFIRDISTKLECPVLFDFDAYHISMDKKRSKEYFVSIGVPTPDDKPSQPPYFIKPPCESSSIGTKIIYDDSELEGLDPSMMIEEYLEGDVVSLEIIGDGEHFAVVKETKVHIDDTYDCHMITPVDHDPEFRNISYALAANLNLKGIMDVEAIASERGLKVLEIDARFPSQTPTAVYHSSGINLVEMLMKAFNEGIDEIERAPEKGYCIFEHLLLKDGELVSVGEHVLSMGDSYDIYHEEDGLEIFRSEGKDTVFTLISKGIDEDATQMARNRGIAHIGTHYGL, from the coding sequence ATGACGACGATATGTTTGATAGGAGGGAAGCTTCAGGGCTTCGAAGTGAGCTATCTTGCCAGGAAAGCGGGGATGGATGTTGTCCTGATAGACAGGAACAGGAAGCCACTTATACGCAATGTTGTTGACGAGTTCCACTGTTTTGACATAACTCAGGACCCTGACCGTTTCATCGACATCTCAAAGGATGTAGATGCCATAATTCCGGTCAATGAGAACATTGGGACCCTTGATTTTATTCGGGACATCAGCACTAAGCTGGAATGCCCCGTTCTTTTTGATTTTGATGCATACCACATCAGCATGGACAAGAAAAGGTCCAAGGAATACTTTGTTTCCATCGGAGTACCGACCCCGGACGATAAACCATCACAACCGCCTTATTTTATCAAGCCTCCATGCGAGAGCAGCAGCATCGGGACAAAGATAATCTACGATGACAGTGAGCTCGAAGGGCTTGACCCTTCCATGATGATCGAGGAGTATCTTGAAGGTGATGTTGTATCACTGGAGATAATCGGGGACGGAGAGCATTTTGCAGTGGTGAAGGAAACGAAGGTGCACATCGATGACACCTATGATTGTCACATGATAACACCTGTAGACCACGACCCTGAATTCAGGAACATATCATACGCATTGGCTGCGAATCTCAACCTGAAAGGCATCATGGATGTAGAGGCAATTGCCTCCGAAAGGGGACTTAAGGTCCTGGAGATAGATGCCAGGTTCCCCAGCCAGACACCGACCGCCGTATACCATTCAAGCGGCATCAACCTTGTTGAAATGCTTATGAAGGCATTCAACGAAGGCATTGATGAGATAGAGAGGGCACCTGAAAAAGGATACTGTATCTTTGAGCACCTATTACTGAAGGATGGAGAACTTGTTTCCGTTGGGGAACATGTACTGTCAATGGGAGACTCATATGACATATATCATGAAGAGGATGGACTGGAGATCTTCAGGAGTGAAGGTAAGGACACTGTATTCACCCTCATCTCAAAGGGCATCGATGAAGATGCAACACAAATGGCACGCAACAGAGGAATTGCACATATCGGAACACATTACGGATTATAA
- the pylD gene encoding 3-methylornithyl-N6-L-lysine dehydrogenase PylD, which produces MALLTPEDLEDLLNKLNANNDIIKGATGKDISQICEEVYSTKPGNQKVGIVPITAGNGIIGNFSASLLAITEYFGLEGFITEHPDMTGYYEAVAGGADIILMADDHIFIAHNLSNGKIATNHICTGVIYSEIASRYKHADSKDVLVIGLGRVGYAGASHLVKKGFNVYACDPNTEFMNRAIEELGVNAFDIEKPRKFSMVFEATPNANTISEGMIAERCLVSTPGIPCALPDDLDEKYDIDLVMEPLVIGVAAMLYSIF; this is translated from the coding sequence ATGGCATTATTGACACCTGAAGACCTGGAAGACCTGCTGAACAAGCTTAACGCGAACAATGATATTATAAAAGGAGCAACCGGAAAGGACATCTCACAGATATGTGAAGAAGTCTATAGCACAAAACCCGGAAACCAGAAAGTGGGAATTGTTCCCATCACTGCCGGCAACGGCATCATTGGTAACTTCTCAGCATCCCTGCTTGCAATAACCGAATATTTCGGACTTGAAGGTTTTATCACCGAACATCCGGACATGACCGGATATTATGAGGCAGTTGCAGGTGGTGCAGACATCATACTGATGGCAGACGACCATATATTCATTGCACACAACTTAAGCAATGGTAAGATAGCAACCAACCATATATGCACCGGCGTGATCTACTCCGAGATAGCTTCAAGGTACAAGCACGCTGATTCAAAGGACGTTCTGGTCATCGGTCTTGGACGTGTGGGATATGCAGGCGCATCACACCTTGTGAAAAAGGGATTTAATGTGTATGCATGCGACCCGAACACAGAGTTCATGAACAGGGCTATCGAAGAGCTTGGTGTCAACGCCTTTGACATTGAAAAGCCAAGGAAGTTCTCCATGGTATTTGAGGCAACCCCAAATGCAAATACGATATCAGAAGGAATGATCGCAGAAAGATGTCTGGTATCAACTCCGGGCATCCCGTGCGCCCTGCCGGATGACCTTGACGAGAAGTACGATATCGACCTCGTCATGGAACCACTGGTAATTGGTGTTGCAGCAATGCTCTATTCAATTTTTTAA